A single window of Pseudochaenichthys georgianus unplaced genomic scaffold, fPseGeo1.2 scaffold_452_arrow_ctg1, whole genome shotgun sequence DNA harbors:
- the LOC117442682 gene encoding E3 ubiquitin-protein ligase TRIM21-like, producing the protein MVLFFHLLCPQRVDMSAASCLLTEDQFLCSICLDVFTDPVSTPCGHNFCKACISQHWDRNVPSQCPNCKEVFNIKPELRVNTFISEMAAQFRQSAQQKASSSSSEQHVVKSVEVPCDACTGTRLKALKSCLVCLESYCETHLEPHLTRAGLKKHQLIDPVENLESRMCVKHDKLLELFCKTDQVCVCMLCTVSEHKTHDVVPLKEGYEGKKAELGKTEAEIQQMIQKRRLKIQEMNRSVELSKEGADREIADGVQVFTALKESVERSLAELIATIKEKQRETEEQAEGFIKELEQEVSELKKRSSEVEQLSRSEDQLHLLQSFTSLNAAPPTKNWTEVRVRPPSYEGTVRRAVTQLEETLSKQMKKLLEVELKRVQQDEVEVTLDPDTAQPKLILSDDGKQVKVGDVKKNLPDNPERFDLCPCVLAKQSFSSGRFYYEVQVEGKTEWVLGVARESINRKGQISLSPQDGYWTIWLRNENEYKALAGPPVGLSLKSQPEKVGVFVDYEEGLVSFYDVDAAALIYSFTGCCFKEKLYPFFSPCINDGGKNSAPLIISPVNQTE; encoded by the coding sequence GATGTGTTCACTGATCCAGTCAGCACACCATGTGGACACAACTTCTGTAAAGCCTGCATCTCTCAACACTGGGACAGAAATGTCCCGAGTCAGTGTCCCAACTGCAAAGAGGTGTTCAACATAAAGCCTGAGCTGCGGGTCAACACGTTCATCTCTGAGATGGCTGCTCAGTTCAGACAGTCAGCTCAACAgaaagccagcagcagcagctcagagcAACACGTTGTCAAATCAGTAGAAGTTCCCTGTGACgcctgcactggaaccagactgaAGGCCCTGAAGTCCTGCCTGGTGTGTCTGGAGTCCTACTGTGAGACTCACCTGGAGCCTCACCTGACAAGAGCAGGCCTGAAGAAACATCAGCTGATCGACCCTGTGGAGAACCTGGAAAGCAGGATGTGTGTGAAGCACGATAAACTGCTGGAGCTGTTCTGTAAGACCGACcaggtgtgtgtctgcatgctcTGCACTGTTTCAGAGCACAAGACACATGATGTTGTTCCTCTGAAAGAAGGATATGAAGGAAAGAAGGCTGAGCTGGGGAAGACAGAGGCTGAAATTcagcagatgatccagaagagacgACTGAAGATCCAGGAGATGAATCGCTCAGTGGAGCTCAGTAAGGAAGGAGCAGACAGAGAGATAGCAGATGGTGTTCAGGTCTTTACCGCTCTGAAGGAGTCTGTTGAGAGAAGCCTGGCCGAGCTCATCGCCACCATCAaagagaagcagagagagacagaggaacAGGCTGAAGGCTTCATCAAAGAGCTGGAACAGGAAGTCTCTGAGCTGAAGAAGAGGAGCTCTGAGGTGGAGCAGCTCTCACGCTCTGAAGAccagctccacctcctccaaAGCTTCACGTCCCTGAACGCTGCTCCACCCACCAAGAACTGGACAGAAGTCAGGGTCCGTCCTCCTTCATATGAGGGGACTGTGAGGAGAGCTGTGACTCAGCTGGAGGAGACGCTCAGTAAACAGATGAAGAAGCTGCTCGAGGTGGAGCTGAAGAGGGTCCAGCAGGATGAGGTGGAGGTGACTCTTGATCCTGATACAGCACAACCCAAACTCATCCTGTCTGATGATGGAAAACAAGTGAAAGTTGGTGATGTGAAGAAGAATCTTCCAGACAATCCAGAGAGATTTGATTTGTGTCCTTGTGTCTTAGCAAAGCAGAGTTTCTCTTCAGGAAGATTTTACTACGAGGTTCAGGTTGAAGGGAAGACTGAGTGGGTTCTAGGAGTGGCCAGAGAGTCGATCAACAGGAAGGGACAGATCTCACTGTCTCCTCAGGATGGTTACTGGACGATATGGTTGAGGAATGAAAATGAGTACAAAGCTCTTGCTGGTCCTCCAGTCGGTCTCTCTCTGAAGTCTCAGCCTGAGAAGGTGGGGGTGTTTGTGGATTATGAGGAGGGTCTGGTCTCCTTTTATGATGTTGATGCTGCAGCTCTGATCTACTCCTTCACTGGCTGCTGCTTCAAAGAGAAACTCTACCCATTCTTTAGTCCCTGTATTAATGATGGTGGTAAAAACTCTGCCCCTCTGATCATCTCTCCTGTCAATCAAACTGAGTAG